The genome window CCAGGGTAAACGGGGGTAAGGCGGGCGCACCATATTCTTATTATAGAGTTTTTCCCTTCCGAATGGTCGAATTTCATCGCTATAATATGCCCTATGTACATGGATCGCCGTTTACTGCGCTGGACAGTTCCCCTGGCCGGTTTTTTTGCCGGAGCACTTCTTCTGGCGACCCTGGGCGGCGTCATGACCATCTTGCAGGCGTTTCTCTTCAGTCGTTTTGTAGCCGGAGTTTTTCTCCCTCAATCTTCGGATGAGCCTGTCGCCCGCTGGTTAATTTTGCTTTTGCTTGTTGTGTTCCTGCGCGGTGTGTTTTCTTACCTCAGCGATGGCTTGAGTGCTACGGCTTCGGCACGCATCCGCGAGCGGTTGCGTGAGGCGCTGTTCGCTCATTTGTTTCGACTGGGACCGGTTTATACTTCCCAGCGTCCCACCGGTGAAGTTGTCGCCACATTGATGGAAGGGGTGGACGCGCTGGATGGGTATTTAAGCCAGTATCTCCCTCAGGTTGTGCTTTCGGCTTTGCTTCCTTTGCTGGTGCTGGCAACGGTGTTTCCTCTGGACCCGCTCTCGGGGGTAATTCTGGCGTTGACTGGACCTCTAATCCCTCTTTTTATGATGCTGATTGGGAGCACTGGGGAGCGTCTGACGCGCCGGCAATTTGGTGCTTTGCGGCGATTGAGCGCTGTTTTGCTGGACATACTCCAGGGATTACGTACCTTGAAGGAATTGGGGAGAAGTCGTGACCAAGCCCAACGGGTTGCCAGCATTGGAGAGGAATATCGCAAAATCACCCTGGAAGTGTTACGTTTGACATTCCTTTCCGCTTTAGCCCTGGAATGGTTGGGGACGATCAGCACGGCGTTGATTGCGGTGCAGATTGGCTTGCGCTTGTTATACGGGCATCTGGAATTCGCTCAGGCGTTCTTCATTCTGGTGATTGCACCTGACTTCTATCTCCCCTTGCGCACCCTGGGATTGCGTTTTCACGCCGCCATGAATGGAATTTCAGCAGCAAAAAAGGTTTTCGCCTTGCTGGAAGAACCATCCTGGATAGAAAGTGGCTCTTCTGTCTTGCCGGCAAATGCGATCCCGCTCAATGGGGATATCCATCTGGAAAATCTCACTTTTACGTACCCTGGCAGAGAAGATCCTTCTTTGAAGAACGTTACCTGTACCCTGCCGGAAGGTAAAGTCACGGCTTTAGTTGGCAAGAGCGGATCTGGCAAGAGTACATTCGCATACCTTCTTCTGCGCTTTTTGACTCCGCAGAATGGAAGAATTCTGGTGGGAGATGTTCCCCTATCCTCAATTTCTCTGGAGGAATGGCGGAAAGCCTGCGCGTGGGTTCCCCAGCGCCCTGCCATTGTCTTTGGCAGTATCGCTGACAACCTGCGCTTTGCCGATCCCAATGCCAGTCGGGAACAGATACAGTGGGCGCTGGAGCAGGTTCATCTATGGGATTGGGTGCAGGGATTGCCGGAGGGGCTGAATACCCTCATTGGAGAGCGAGGTGCCCAGATGAGCGGTGGTCAGGCACAGCGCCTGGCGTTGGCAAGGGTACTGTTGCGCAATCCCTCTTTCATCGTGCTTGATGAACCTACGGCTCATGTGGATATGGTGGAGGAAGCCCTGCTTCAACGAGTGTTTGAGCGGCTTTTTGAGGGCAGGACGGTGCTTTTGATTGCCCACCGTTTGCCTGTTCTCCGTATTGCCGACCAGATTCTTGTACTGGAAAAGGGGGATCTGGTTGAAGCAGGCAATCTGGACACCCTTTTACACACCGAGGGACGGCTTTCCCGTTGGGTGCAACAATACGGAGGCTTAACATGAGCACCCTTCGCCGTCTGATCTCTTTTCTCCGTCCCTTCTCAGGGCAGGTTTTCCTGTCCATCCTTCTTTCTTTTGGCACAGTTGCCAGCGGAGTGGGCTTGCTGGGTACTTCGGCGTTTTTGATTGCTTCGGCGGCTTTGCGTCCTTCGATTGCCGAACTTCAGGTAGCCATTGTTGGGGTGAGGTTCTTTGGGATTGTCCGCGGGCTGTTACGGTATCTGGAACGCCTGGTTTCGCACGATGTCAACTTGCGGTTGTTAGCCGGGTTGCGGGTGTGGTTGTATCGTGCCATTGAGCCTCTGGCACCAGCAGGATTGGAAATGGAACAGGGCGGCGATTTGCTCCACCGCATGGTGGGAGAACTGGAAACGCTGGAGAATTTCTTTGTGCGGGTGGTTTCCCCAGTCCTTAATGCCGGGCTGGTGACGCTGGGAATTTCGTGGTTTTGTGGCAGAATGGCACCGGTGCTGGGATGGGTGGCAGCGATGGGGATGTTTCTCACCGGTGTGCTGGTTCCTGCAGTTCAGATTCGGCTGTCTCGGAATGCGGGAAGGCGGTGGATTGAATCTCGTTCGCAGTTGAACGCTTTTACCACCCAGGTTGTTCAGGGGATGAACGATTGGATCATGTTTGGACGGGTGGAGAAAGCACAGGCGCATTTCCATCGAATGAACCGAACCTTGTCGCAGACTCAGGTACACATGGCAAAGGTGCAGGCACTGGGTGGTTCTGCCGGGCTTTGGGGCAGTGGTTTAACCGTGTGGTTTCTTCTTTTGCTTGGTGGGCAATTGGTTCTGCGCGGGGAGATAAGCGGTGTAGACCTGGCTGTCCTGTCTTTAATGGTCATGGCGTCCTTCGAGGCGGTCACGCCTCTCCATCAGGCGGCGGCGCAGTTTGAGGCGACCCTTCAGGCAGGAAGACGAATCTTTGAGTGGGTCGACCGCCCGAACGAAGCGCCTGATCCAAAAGGGGCAGTTCCCTCACTCTCATCCCCAATCCATGTGCGCTTTGAAGGTGTCACCTTGATTTACCCCGGGAGAACCGAGCCCGCCTTGCAGGATTTCTGGATGGATTTGCCTTCAGGAAAACGTGTGGCGCTGGTGGGAGAAAGCGGCGCCGGGAAAAGTACGGTGGGGCAGGTATTGATGCGCTTCCGCCTGCCTTACAGCGGTCAGGTGCGGGTAAATGGCTGGAATCTGCGTGATCTGCGGGGAGAAGACCTGCGGACGCATCTGGCTGTTGTGTCTCAACAGACGTATCTGTTCAGCGGCACTCTACGGGAAAATTTGCTGTTAGCGGTGCCTCAAGCCTCAGAAGAAGAATTATTGAAGGTGCTGGAACGGGTGCAACTTCAACCGCTGTTACGGCGCTTGCCTAAAGGCTTGGATACCTGGTTGGGTGCTCAGGGAGAGATGCTTTCAGGGGGAGAACGACAGCGCATTGCTCTGGCACGGGCTTTGCTGAAGCCAGCCTCGTTCTGGCTGCTGGATGAACCTGTCAGCGGTTTGGACGCTGAAACTGCCCGAACCATTTTACGCATGTTGTGGGGGCTGGCAGGTTCTCGCTCTGTCCTCTACATCACCCATTTTCTGGCAGAACTGGAAGAATTTGATGAAATCCTTGTGCTTCAGCGGGGACGTGTCATCGAACGAGGCAAACATGCGGATTTGTTGCAGGCAGGGGGATGGTACGCGCAAGCCTGGCAGTTACAGCGTTCTTTGCTGGACGAGGGGGAACTGTTGCGTTAATGCCAGCGTCTTATCCTCAGCAGAGATGTTGAGGAGGGCGTATGGCGAAGAGTAGTTGGCTTTGGATTGTTCCGTTGTTTGTCGTGTTGTTTTTAGGGATTGCCAACCCCGTGCAAGCCGATGGCATTATCATTCCACCCCCGTGCCCGCCTGAAGGCTGTCCCCCCGTCCCCTGCATCCCCGAATTTTGTCCGCCGGTTCCACCACGTCCCCTATCCCAACTGGTGATTCGTTATCACCGTGTGAGTGTTACCATTGAAAACCAACTGGCAACCACCCGGGTTGATCAGGTTTTCTACAATCCCAATTCCTGGGCGGTAGAGGGTGTTTATCTTTTCCCTTTACCTGCAGGGGCGGTGGTGAATGAGTTCAAACTCTGGGTAGATGATCAACCCGTTGAGGGGAAAATCCTCAACGCTGATGAAGCCCGCCGAATCTATGAAGAAATGGTGCGCTCGCTTAAAGATCCAGGATTGCTGGAATACATTGGGCGGGGAGCTGTTCAGGCGCGAGTATTTCCGATTGAACCCGGAGGGGAAAGGCGCATTGCTTTGGAGTATCAGCAGGTCCTTCTGACCGAGAACGATCTGATGCGTTATGTCTATCCTCTGAACACCGAAAAGTACTCTGCTCTCCCACTGGAAGAGGTTTCTATCGAGGTACAGATTCGCGATCACCGCGTTATTCGTTCGGCGTATTCCCCTACCCATTCGATTCGGTCAGAGCGGTTTGGTGAGAACGAAGTGGCCATTCGCTATGAAGAGAAGAATATTCTCCCGGATCGTGACTTTGAAATGATGATTTTGCTGGGTGAGGGTGAAGGCCTACACCTTTTGTCCTATCGTGACCCCGGCGATGTGCAGGACTCGGATGGCTTCTTCCTGATGTTGCTGGCGCCGCGCATTCAGGCACCTGAAACGGCTATTCCTAAGGACGTGATTTTTGTTCTGGATCGTTCTGGGAGTATGGAAGGGGTGAAGTTCCAGCAGGCAAAGCAGGCGCTGGAGTATGTCCTGTCCCGGCTTAACCCTCAAGACCGCTTCAATTTGCTCAGCTTCAGCAATCAGGTAGAGGTATTTGCCCCGGAGATGGAAGGTGTGGAAGCCATCCCGCAAGCACAAAAATGGGTTGCAGGCTTGAGCGCCGCAGGTGGAACAAACATTCACCGGGCATTACTAGATGCCATCCAGTTTGTTCGGTCGCAACGCCCAACCTATCTGATTTTCCTTACCGATGGCTTGCCTACAGTTGGCATTACCGACCGGGAACAAATCCTCGATGATTTTGCTCGTCAGGCTCCCAGGGGACTGCGTCTTTTCGTCTTTGGTGTAGGCTATGATGTGGATACCTTCCTGCTGGATGAACTGGCATTAGCGCATCACGGGCTGAGTTTGTATGTGCGCCCTGAAGAAGACTTGAACCAGGCGGTGGCAGGGTTTTTCGAGAAGATCAGTACCCCTGTTCTCACCGACCTGACTCTGACCGTGGAAGGTACAGAGGTTTACGATGTTTACCCTCAGCCGTTGCCCGATTTGTTTGTCGGCTCTCAGGTGGTGATTACCGGGCGTTACCGCCAGCCGGGAAAGGTGACGGTGGTGTTGAGCGGGCAAATCTCCGGAGAGACACGCACTTATCGTTTTCCTTCCCTCTCTCTGAAGGAAGATAGCCGTTTTGAGGCAGGGGGAAGCGAAGTCGGTTTGCCACGTCTGTGGGCAATGCGCAAAATTGGTTATTTGCTGGAACAGATTCGTCTGAATGGAGCAGACCCCGAAACCATTGCTCAGATTGTGCGTCTCAGTATTCGCTATGGAATCATCACCCCTTACACATCCTATCTGGTCACTGAACCCATGCCTCTGGGGGCAGAAGCGCAGTCGAAAATTGCGGAAGATGCTTACCAGCAATCTCTCTCCATGCCTACGGTTGTCAGCGGGGAAGAAGCATTCAATCGCTCCATGCAAGAAGGGGCAATGAAGAGTGCCGAAGCCGTTCCGATGAGCCCTTCAGAAGGGGTGAGAAAAGGCTCGGCGGCTTCCATTCGTATTGCGGGCAACCGTACCTTTGTCTGGAAGGAAAACGAATGGGTGGATACTCTGTTTGACCCTGACCGGATGAAGCCCGTAGAAATTCCTTTCCTTTCAAATGCCTATTTCCAGTTGGTGCAGTCCGATCCTCAGGCGGCTTCGGCTCTGGCGCTGGGGGAGCGCGTCCTGGTGGTGGTTGGTGGCAAAGCCTATCGCGTTGTTCCAATGGCGGAAGAGGGTACGCCAGTGCCAACACTCGAACTACCGACTCCTAAGCCGCCAAAAAATACGGATATGATTACACCGCTTGTTTCCACACCAGAGGCCGAAAAATCTTCATCGAGAATTGGACTGTGCTCTTCCGTTGGGTTATTCCCGTTAAGTGCGATTGTGGCATTGTTTCTTCTTGCTCGAAAGCGCAAATAAAAAAGCCAGCCCCTGGAAAGATGCCAGGGGCTGGTAGTTCGTATGGATATTACTCTACTGCTCTACTGCTTCTTGGCGACGGAGAAAAGGAATATTTTTATATTCATTAATCATCAGTGCCGCCAATACGATGAACCCTCCCACAATTAAATTCGGGAGGCTGGCTTTCTCGCCGAATACTACTACCGAAACCACCACGGCAAGAGGAATTTTCAAATCGTTGAACACTGCCAGTGTGCCAGCATTTACCTTGCGAGCTCCACGGTTCCAGAGGAAGAAGCCAATCCCGGAAGCCACCGCGCCGAGGTAAAGTAGTGCAAGCCATTGCGCACCAGTGGGCTGGACGGTGGAAAGATTGGTGAAGAGTAATGTAGCCAGTCCCGCCAGAGCAAACCCTCCTAGATAGGGATAAAAGAAGATCGTGTGATCACGCAGTTCGGGATAGGGTTGAAGAATTTTGCGGTAGTACACCTGTCCAAATGCAAAACACAGGTTAGAGATTTGCACAATGATAAATCCCAACAGAAAATCGCTTTCCAGCGCATTTAATCCTTTGACAATGGCGGTTCCGACAATTGCCAGCACTGCGGCTAACCAGTGCAGGCGTTCCCAGCGTTTTTCCAAAAGGTCATGAATCAGGGTGACGTAGATAGGTGTGAAGATGGTAAAGAGGGCAACTTCATAGGCTTTGAGGAATTTAAAAGCGTTCAGGTAAGCCAGGTACATTGCTCCATATTGCAATACCCCAACCAGAATGAGATGAGGGACTAAGTTGCGGGGGATTTTTGAAGGACGGGCAAAGGGGAGGAAAACAAGGAACGAGACAAATAAGCGAGCAAATGCCACAAAGTTCGAGTCCACCCCTGCCAGGCTAACCTTAATCAAGCCAAAGGAAAATGCCCAGATCAGGGATACCAGTACGAGTTCTAACATGCTTCACTCCTCTCAAGGTTTAGGAATATAGCCCATGCGGTACAGCAGTTCGGCATTATAAATGGAGCCGCCAGCC of Anaerolinea thermophila UNI-1 contains these proteins:
- the cydD gene encoding thiol reductant ABC exporter subunit CydD, with protein sequence MYMDRRLLRWTVPLAGFFAGALLLATLGGVMTILQAFLFSRFVAGVFLPQSSDEPVARWLILLLLVVFLRGVFSYLSDGLSATASARIRERLREALFAHLFRLGPVYTSQRPTGEVVATLMEGVDALDGYLSQYLPQVVLSALLPLLVLATVFPLDPLSGVILALTGPLIPLFMMLIGSTGERLTRRQFGALRRLSAVLLDILQGLRTLKELGRSRDQAQRVASIGEEYRKITLEVLRLTFLSALALEWLGTISTALIAVQIGLRLLYGHLEFAQAFFILVIAPDFYLPLRTLGLRFHAAMNGISAAKKVFALLEEPSWIESGSSVLPANAIPLNGDIHLENLTFTYPGREDPSLKNVTCTLPEGKVTALVGKSGSGKSTFAYLLLRFLTPQNGRILVGDVPLSSISLEEWRKACAWVPQRPAIVFGSIADNLRFADPNASREQIQWALEQVHLWDWVQGLPEGLNTLIGERGAQMSGGQAQRLALARVLLRNPSFIVLDEPTAHVDMVEEALLQRVFERLFEGRTVLLIAHRLPVLRIADQILVLEKGDLVEAGNLDTLLHTEGRLSRWVQQYGGLT
- the cydC gene encoding thiol reductant ABC exporter subunit CydC, translating into MSTLRRLISFLRPFSGQVFLSILLSFGTVASGVGLLGTSAFLIASAALRPSIAELQVAIVGVRFFGIVRGLLRYLERLVSHDVNLRLLAGLRVWLYRAIEPLAPAGLEMEQGGDLLHRMVGELETLENFFVRVVSPVLNAGLVTLGISWFCGRMAPVLGWVAAMGMFLTGVLVPAVQIRLSRNAGRRWIESRSQLNAFTTQVVQGMNDWIMFGRVEKAQAHFHRMNRTLSQTQVHMAKVQALGGSAGLWGSGLTVWFLLLLGGQLVLRGEISGVDLAVLSLMVMASFEAVTPLHQAAAQFEATLQAGRRIFEWVDRPNEAPDPKGAVPSLSSPIHVRFEGVTLIYPGRTEPALQDFWMDLPSGKRVALVGESGAGKSTVGQVLMRFRLPYSGQVRVNGWNLRDLRGEDLRTHLAVVSQQTYLFSGTLRENLLLAVPQASEEELLKVLERVQLQPLLRRLPKGLDTWLGAQGEMLSGGERQRIALARALLKPASFWLLDEPVSGLDAETARTILRMLWGLAGSRSVLYITHFLAELEEFDEILVLQRGRVIERGKHADLLQAGGWYAQAWQLQRSLLDEGELLR
- a CDS encoding VIT domain-containing protein, with the translated sequence MAKSSWLWIVPLFVVLFLGIANPVQADGIIIPPPCPPEGCPPVPCIPEFCPPVPPRPLSQLVIRYHRVSVTIENQLATTRVDQVFYNPNSWAVEGVYLFPLPAGAVVNEFKLWVDDQPVEGKILNADEARRIYEEMVRSLKDPGLLEYIGRGAVQARVFPIEPGGERRIALEYQQVLLTENDLMRYVYPLNTEKYSALPLEEVSIEVQIRDHRVIRSAYSPTHSIRSERFGENEVAIRYEEKNILPDRDFEMMILLGEGEGLHLLSYRDPGDVQDSDGFFLMLLAPRIQAPETAIPKDVIFVLDRSGSMEGVKFQQAKQALEYVLSRLNPQDRFNLLSFSNQVEVFAPEMEGVEAIPQAQKWVAGLSAAGGTNIHRALLDAIQFVRSQRPTYLIFLTDGLPTVGITDREQILDDFARQAPRGLRLFVFGVGYDVDTFLLDELALAHHGLSLYVRPEEDLNQAVAGFFEKISTPVLTDLTLTVEGTEVYDVYPQPLPDLFVGSQVVITGRYRQPGKVTVVLSGQISGETRTYRFPSLSLKEDSRFEAGGSEVGLPRLWAMRKIGYLLEQIRLNGADPETIAQIVRLSIRYGIITPYTSYLVTEPMPLGAEAQSKIAEDAYQQSLSMPTVVSGEEAFNRSMQEGAMKSAEAVPMSPSEGVRKGSAASIRIAGNRTFVWKENEWVDTLFDPDRMKPVEIPFLSNAYFQLVQSDPQAASALALGERVLVVVGGKAYRVVPMAEEGTPVPTLELPTPKPPKNTDMITPLVSTPEAEKSSSRIGLCSSVGLFPLSAIVALFLLARKRK
- a CDS encoding EamA family transporter encodes the protein MLELVLVSLIWAFSFGLIKVSLAGVDSNFVAFARLFVSFLVFLPFARPSKIPRNLVPHLILVGVLQYGAMYLAYLNAFKFLKAYEVALFTIFTPIYVTLIHDLLEKRWERLHWLAAVLAIVGTAIVKGLNALESDFLLGFIIVQISNLCFAFGQVYYRKILQPYPELRDHTIFFYPYLGGFALAGLATLLFTNLSTVQPTGAQWLALLYLGAVASGIGFFLWNRGARKVNAGTLAVFNDLKIPLAVVVSVVVFGEKASLPNLIVGGFIVLAALMINEYKNIPFLRRQEAVEQ